The Mya arenaria isolate MELC-2E11 chromosome 16, ASM2691426v1 genome includes a window with the following:
- the LOC128221424 gene encoding zinc finger protein 888-like codes for MSYMCEICSAAFSLKGDLQQHIRIHTGEKPYKCEICNAAFSQKVVLQQHLRIHTGEKPYKCEICDATFPHKGTLQEHLRIHTGEKPYKCEICDAAFSQKGALQQHLRIHTGEKPYKCEICSAAFSRKGALQQHLRIHTGEKPYKCEICDATFSHKGTLQEHLRIHTGEKPYKCEICDAAFSQKGALQQHLRIHTGEKPYKCEICDATFSHNGNLQEHLRIHTGEKPYKCEICDAAFSRKGVLQQHIRIHTGEKPYKCEICDAAFSQKCLLQRHIIIHTGVKPYNCGICDAAFALNSDLKTHMRIHTGEKPYKCEICDTAFSWKCTLKRHRIIHTGVKTYTCDICDADFSLKSSLQQHKQIHTGVKPYKCGVCNAAFSRKGGLQIHKRIHTGEKLYKCDICGAAFGRKGHLQRHARIHTGEKPYKCGICDAAFSQKDALKNHSRKHTGETPYECDICNAAFSRQGVLQQHIRMHTADP; via the coding sequence atgTCATACATGTGTGAGATATGCAGTGCTGCTTTCTCTCTGAAAGGTGATTTACAGCAACATAtacgaatacacacaggagagaagccatacaagtgcgAGATATGTAatgctgctttctctcagaaAGTTGTATTACAGCAACATCTACGAATACACACAGgggagaagccatacaagtgcgAGATATGTGATGCTACTTTCCCTCATAAAGGTACTTTACAGGAACATCtacgaatacacacaggagagaagccatacaagtgcgagatatgtgatgctgctttctctcagaaAGGTGCATTACAGCAACATCtacgaatacacacaggagagaagccatacaagtgcgAGATATGCAGTGCTGCTTTCTCTCGGAAAGGTGCATTACAGCAACATCtacgaatacacacaggagagaagccatacaagtgcgAGATATGTGATGCTACTTTCTCTCATAAAGGTACTTTACAGGAACATCtacgaatacacacaggagagaagccatacaagtgcgagatatgtgatgctgctttctctcagaaAGGTGCATTACAGCAACATCtacgaatacacacaggagagaagccatacaagtgcgAGATATGTGATGCTACTTTCTCTCATAATGGTAATTTACAGGAACATCtacgaatacacacaggagagaagccatacaagtgcgagatatgtgatgctgctttctctcgGAAAGGCGTATTACAGCAACATATACGAATTCatacaggagagaagccatacaagtgcgagatatgtgatgctgcaTTCTCtcagaaatgtttattacagCGACATATAATAATACACACAGGAGTGAAGCCATACAACTGTgggatatgtgatgctgctttcgcTCTGAATAGTGATTTAAAGACACATATGAGAATCCACACAGGAgaaaagccatacaagtgtgagatatgtgataCTGCCTTTTCATGGAAATGTACTTTAAAGAGACATAGAATAATACACACAGGAGTGAAGACTTACACGTGTGATATATGTGATGCTGATTTCTCTCTAAAAAGTTCTTTACAgcaacataaacaaatacacacaggagtgaagccatacaagtgtgggGTATGTAATGCTGCTTTCTCTAGGAAAGGTGGTTTACAGATTCataaacgaatacacacaggagaaaaGCTATACAAGTGTGATATATGTGGTGCTGCTTTCGGAAGGAAAGGTCATTTGCAGAGACATGcaagaatacacacaggagagaagccatacaagtgtggaatatgtgatgctgctttctctcagaaAGATGCTTTAAAGAATCATTCAAGAAAACACACAGGAGAAACGCCATACGAGTGTGATATATGTAATGCTGCTTTCTCTCGGCAAGGTGTATTACAGCAACATATACGAATGCACACGGCAGACCCTTAA
- the LOC128221425 gene encoding zinc finger protein 761-like — protein MPYTCEICSAAFSHNGDLQRHIRIHTGEKQYKCETCDSAFSRKGDLQGHIRLHTDEKPYKCEIYDAVFSRKSVLQGHIRLHTGEKKPYKCEICDASFSQKGHLKCHKRIHTGEKPYKCELCDAAFGVKCHLLIHIRIHTGEKPYMCKICDAAFSQKRYLQSHKRIHTGEKPYKCDICDAAFSCKNYLQRHIRIHTGEKPYKCEICDAAFSRKFSLQSHKRIHTGEKPYKCDICDAAFSCKNNLQRHIRIHTGEKPYKCEICDAAFSEKGNSQIHKRIHTREKLYKCDICDAAFGLKWHLQRHISIHTGDKPYKCEICDAAFGVKCHLLRHIRIHTGEKPYKCEICDAAFSQKSHFQSHKRIYKGDMPYKCDICSAAFPQKSILQKHIIIHTGKKPYKCEICDAAFSQKGSLQGHKRIHTGEKPYKCDVCDADFARKGYLQIHKRIHTGEKPYKCDICDAAFSQKGSLQSHKRIHTGEKPYKCDICDAAFSHKNRLQTHIRIHTGVTNTHRREALQVRYM, from the coding sequence atgCCATACACGTGTGAGATATGTAGTGCTGCTTTCTCTCATAATGGTGATTTACAAAGGCATAtacgaatacacacaggagagaagcaaTACAAGTGTGAGACATGTGATTCCGCTTTCTCTCGGAAAGGTGATTTACAGGGGCACATACGATTACACACAGacgagaagccatacaagtgtgaaatATATGATGCTGTTTTCTCTCGGAAAAGTGTTTTACAGGGGCACATACGattacacacaggagagaagaagccatacaagtgtgaaatATGTGATGCTTCTTTTTCTCAGAAAGgtcatttaaaatgtcataaacgaatacacacaggagagaagccatacaagtgtgaactatgtgatgctgctttcggTGTGAAATGTCACTTACTGATACATATACgtatacacacaggagagaagccatacatgTGCaagatatgtgatgctgctttttcACAGAAACGTTATTTACAGAGTCataaacgaatacacacaggagagaagccctACAAGTGCGatatatgtgatgctgctttttcATGCAAAAATTACTTACAGAGACATAtacgaatacacacaggagagaagccatacaagtgcgaaatatgtgatgctgctttctctcgGAAATTTAGTTTACAGAGTCataaacgaatacacacaggagagaagccctACAAGTGCGatatatgtgatgctgctttttcATGCAAAAATAACTTACAGAGACATAtacgaatacacacaggagagaagccatacaagtgcgaaatatgtgatgctgctttttcTGAGAAAGGTAATTCACAGATTCATAAACGAATACACACAAGAGAGAAGCTCTACAAGTGCGatatatgtgatgctgctttcggTCTGAAATGGCACTTACAAAGACATATAAGTATACACACAGGCGACAAGCCctacaagtgtgagatatgtgatgctgctttcggTGTGAAATGTCACTTACTGAGACATATACGTATACACACAGgcgagaagccatacaagtgtgagatatgtgatgctgctttttcACAGAAAAGTCATTTTCAGAGTCATAAACGAATATACAAAGGAGACATGCCATACAAATGTGATATATGCAGTGCTGCTTTCCCTCAGAAGAGtattttacagaaacatataataatacacACAGGaaagaagccatacaagtgtgagatatgtgatgctgctttctctcagaaAGGTAGTTTACAGGGTCataaacgaatacacacagGCGAGAAGCCCTACAAGTGCGATGTATGTGATGCTGATTTCGCTCGGAAAGGTTATTTACAGATTCataaacgaatacacacaggagagaagccatacaagtgtgacatatgtgatgctgctttctctcagaaAGGTAGTTTACAGAGTCataaacgaatacacacaggagagaagccctACAAGTGTGatatatgtgatgctgctttttcacacaaaaatcgCTTACAGACACATAtacgaatacacacaggagttacgaatacacacaggagagaagccctACAAGTGAGATATATGTGA